From a region of the Tiliqua scincoides isolate rTilSci1 chromosome 4, rTilSci1.hap2, whole genome shotgun sequence genome:
- the SEC22B gene encoding vesicle-trafficking protein SEC22b, with amino-acid sequence MVLLTMIARVADGLPLAASMQEDEQSGRDLQQYQSQAKQLFRKLNEQSPTRCTLEAGSMAFHYIIEQGVCYLVLCEAAFPKKLAFAYLEDLHSEFDEQHGKKVPTVSRPYSFIEFDTYIQKTKKLYIDSRARRNLGSINTELQDVQRIMVANIEEVLQRGEALSALDSKANNLSSLSKKYRQDAKYLNMRSTYAKLAAIAVFFIMLIVYVRFWWL; translated from the exons ATGGTGCTTCTCACCATGATCGCGCGGGTGGCCGACGGGCTGCCACTGGCGGCTTCCATGCAGGAGGACGAACAG TCAGGCCGAGACCTGCAGCAGTACCAGAGCCAAGCGAAGCAGTTGTTTCGGAAGCTCAATGAACAGTCTCCTACAAGGTGCACCTTAGAAGCCGGATCCATGGCTTTTCA TTATATTATTGAGCAAGGAGTTTGTTACCTGGTATTGTGTGAAGCTGCCTTCCCCAAAAAGCTGGCGTTTGCATACTTGGAAGATTTGCACTCAGAATTTGATGAACAACATGGCAAGAAGGTGCCAACTGTGTCCAGGCCCTATTCTTTCATTGAATTTG ATACTTACATACAGAAAACCAAGAAACTATATATTGACAGTCGTGCGAGAAGAAACCTTGGTTCCATCAACACAGAGTTGCAGGATGTGCAGAGAATAATGGTCGCTAACATTGAGGAAGTCTTACAACGAGGTGAAGCACTTTCAG CTTTGGATTCCAAGGCCAACAACCTGTCCAGTTTGTCTAAGAAATACCGTCAGGATGCGAAGTACCTGAACATGCGTTCCACTTATGCCAAGCTTGCAGCAATTGCTGTGTTTTTTATCATGTTGATTGTCTACGTTCGGTTCTGGTGGCTGTGA